Part of the Arachis hypogaea cultivar Tifrunner chromosome 6, arahy.Tifrunner.gnm2.J5K5, whole genome shotgun sequence genome, AAGCTCCGAGCTCGACTTATGAAGTCAAGGGCAGCCGGAGAAtatcatatacatacatatatatatatatatatatatatatccaaatatTCCAAAATACAAAAAACCAAACTCCTATTTCTCCAAAATAGCCTCTATGAGgattaaacacacacacacacacacacagagagacATATAGGACAGTCtataaacataaatacataaccaACAGTCTAAAATATAACATCCCAACTTCGCTTGCCATAGGAGCATCCAAACGCTCACCGAGGTACATCTTGACCtccatctgaaaacaacaatatatgtatggaatgagaatcataggttctcagtatggtaaaggtgccaacgtacataatatataaggtctcggAAAAGTCAGAGGCAATCCTGGAATTCTGACACTCAGATTTAAAACTTAAGGAATAAACTAAACCAGAATTTAGGTAAACTATCTAAGGTTCTCAAGTTCCGAATCTAATCCTAACTCTAACACTTTAATTTTACCTCCTCCAATCCTCCGAAACACCGGTGGAACTACATTCGTCCCACTTCTGCTATACGAGGGGTCTCTCAGTTGCATAGACATACAATTCAAGcaaagaaaacacagatagaaTGTAGTTACAGTAGGTAGAACATATAGCAAATAAATATAGATATTCaaataggcaaactcaagtaatgcaaactcaaacaagacacacaaatgcatatgatgtatgccttttttactggccgtgagctcacgtatCGATTActtgccagaacccgacacacccAGTAGCTGATTCGAATATCGTTTCTCTGACATGCCTCTACACTCTTAAGATATAGTACCCGTCACACTCTTGGAATATAGTGCTTGATACATtcatgggatatagtgtccgTCGCATTTTCTGGGAGAAAGTgttcccacactcttgggatataatgCCGGCCATACTCATGAGATATAGTCCCTGACACACTTTCCATGGTAAAATactcccacactcttgggatatagtgcccatcaCATTCTTAGTATATAGTGTCCTACACACTCATAAAATATAGTGTCCGACACACCTTACAAACAGAGAGAAAACATAAACATACTCATCCTCAATCATGTCCtatttatcatattcattcaatatTAATCAATCATCATCAAGTTAGCCTTCATTCATAATAGTCTCAATATGCCGCACTTCCTTAATCAACCAACCCTTCATTATTTTAGTTAACACGTCACAAAACTCTTCCAAATGTCTTCTCCTTCGTATTTAACGAACTCATCCTCATTCTAAGGCTTAAAAACTTACTAACGGACCTTAAACAAGTGTAAGCGAGGTTCAAAAAGATAGAGCATTGACTTAACATTCAAAAATCTCATTAACAGAGGCCATCCCTCTCATAAGCTTTATTCCAAAAGAATCTCGATTACAATGCCACTAACTTTgttataacaccctaccacacaaagctttaaaCAGAGGTGGTGAaatattatgacctctaaaataaaatatacatatatagtaaTAATTGAAAAGTATTAATAACGAGGAGCCTTGAAAGGAGGTTTAAACAAAATCGTGAAAAGAAAAAGTGCAACCTCACTTACGAAAACTAGAATTAGAtggaaaacaaagaaatataTACATAAGAGTGGAAAAACAAAAGATACAGAATATCAAGTTTCGAGCTCGACTTATGAAGTCAAGGCTGGccagataatatatatatatatatatatatatatatatatatatatatatatatatatatatatatatatataacccaaatATTCCAAAATACAAAAAACCAAACTCCTATTTCTCCAAAATAGCCTCTAGGAGgattaaacacacacacacacacagacatATAGGAGAGTCtataaacataaatacataaccaACGGTCCAAAATATAACATCCCAACTTCGTTTGTCATAGGAGCATCCAAACGCTCACCGAGGTACATcttgacctacatctgaaaataataatatatgtatggaatgagaaccgtaggttttcagtatggtaaaggtgccaacgtacataatatataaggtcccgggaaagtcagaggcaatcctagaattctGACACTCAGATTTAAAACTTAAGGAATAAACTAAACCAGAATTTAGGTAAACTGTCTAAGGTTCTCAAGTTCCGAATCTAATCCTTACTAACACTTCAATTTTACCTCCTCCAATCCTCCGAAACACCGGTGGAACTACCTTCGTCCCACCTTTGCTATACGAGGGGTCTCTCAGTTGCACAGACATACAATTCAAGCAAAGAAAACACGGATAGAATGCAGTTATAGTAGATAGAACATATATCAACTAAATATAGATATTCAAATAGGCAAACCTAAGTAATGCAAACTCAAACAAGACACACAatacatatgatgtatgccttttttactggccgtgagctcacgtgtagATTACTTGCCAGAATccgacacatccggtagctaattCGGATATCGTTTCTCTGACATGCCTCTACACTCTTAAGATATAGTACCCGTCACACTCTCGGAATATAATGTCCGTCGCATTTTCCGGGATAAAGTGTTCCCATACTCTTGGGATATAATGTCGGCCATACTCATGGGATATAGTCCCTGACACACTTCCCAGGGTAAAATactcccacactcttgggatatagtgtccaTCACACTTATAGAATATAGTGTCCGACACACCTTACAAATAGAGAGAAAACATAAACATACTCATCCTCAATCATGTCCcatttatcatattcattcaatatTAATCAATCATCATCAAGTTAGCCTTCATTCATAATAGTCTCAATATTCCGCACTTCCTCAATCAACCAACCCTTCATTATTTCAGTTAACACTTCACAAAACTCTTCCAAATGTCTTATCCTTCGTATTTAACGAACTCATCCTTATTCTAAGGCTTAAAAACTTACTAACGGACCTTAAACAAGTGTAAGCGAGGTTCAAAAAGATAGAGCATTGACTTAACattcaaaaatatcatttttggctaAAATATGGGGCTTGCGTATGCGAGACTGTGTCCGCATACGCGAGATTGCAAAACAATGGGGAGTGATTGCATCGCGTAtattgttggtgcacgaaattgttatcACGAGGCATGACTTCAagaacttggtgcacaataccatgattcacacgtctcttcacaacttcgcacagctgaccagcaagtgcactgggtcgtccaagtaatatcttacgtgagtaagagtcgatctcacggagattgtcggcttgaagcaagctatggtcatcttataaatctcagtcaggcggattcagatggttatagagttttgataattaaaagataaataaacataaaataaagatagagatacttatgtaattcattggtgggaatttcagataagcgtatggagatgcgttcttccttctgaatctctactttcctactgttttcattcaatcattcatactcctttccatggcaagctgtatgttggggatcatcGTTATCAATGgatacctcccgtcctctcaatgaaaatagtcctctacgatttctgtacgactaatcaactgtcagatttctcgtctcggatgaaaaataccaggcacagctaccgcatggctaatcattcgattagtttatttcaataaaaaattcttAGGATTCAATAGAAAAATCTTAATAGCTAATCTTAGAGATTGATCTAAGATTTTAATTTATGAACTAATTGATGAAGATAAAATTAGATAAgcttatttgaaaaaagagttatcaactaaaatttttttgcaaacatATATCATGaaatttctatttaaaaatttaatgttgtttggtttgatatattttgaatttatatttaatttatatgtgATGAAAAATATATTGAGAGTTGTTAATAAATTGTCTCAACCATCATAAAGAAGTGagcaataaattataaatatcatGACGTTGATTAAAGTGGCCAAGTAATAATTACAAAGTATAAATGATAGTTGACATCATGGACAAAACTGTGTGTTGCTAAAACAGCGGTGGCCTCCcccaaaattgtaattaattatgaaaatttggAGTTAATATTCAGTTCCTGAATTTTGTAtataaactttaatttaatttttaaaattttaattgttttttatatgatttttaaattttataaatatacttCACATTAGTTTTTAGGATGATTTCAGtacaaaaatattaatgaagCGATATATACAGTTAGATACTAtgttaaaattgataaaaatatagttttaattttgacatttaaatAATCTAAATACGATGTTATATCACttattttgttagataattaaaattttaataaacactacttaaatattatttttgaattatttgagTGTTAAAATTAAAACGACATTATTTTATAGAATCTAATATGACATTCAACTGTTTACCACAATATTCTGTTATTGTCTGTAtgttaaaaaatgttttaaaaattaacataaattatGTTCGTAAagtttaaaaactaaataaaaataattaaatttttaaaaaataaattaaggctCATATATAAATTTAAAGACAAAATTGAATATTACTTTGAGAATTTGGTTATTCTTTTAAACTGTTGCCTcgttaccaaatttttaattcattaataaaTATATAGACATTTTTAATTAAAGGTATTGAAAATAAAGGGGTTGGAGGTTAATTACtccaaaaaaaaatcctaaactgcttctcttttcaaattttattggttagttttttatttgaatgagactcttatttatttttaaaataaaaattaagttagtttataagtaaaaaatattttaaacacaagtttttttattattatatttttttaatttgccaTATATCAGTATATATTATACAAAGGTTATATCATATACAAAAGTTTTTTAACAacacattttgaaaaaaatttaaaataatttaattactcaAATATACTTTCTAATAGTTTTTTCTCATCCTCTAATTGATGACTATTATTTTTCCTTCGCATAAGATTTGACCACCTTCAAATATGGCCTAACTTTGTCCTGGTTGACCTCTTTTGCTCaatgaaattttattattttctgatAGTCATtagaatatttatgttttaaatacagataatatatttataatacaaagaagattaagatacaaaattcaaaaaatctcaAACTTGTACcatttttaaattaagttattttatcaagtGGTTGTTAATAACTTtaagaatttaataattattttacaaaaataaataccGAGTTACTTTTTTCATAATTTgtttaaatccaaataatttattttctgcatttgataaaaaaattgatttatttagttGAATTTTATCCAtgtgaattttctttttctcacttttgATATCTGATAGTCAAATTAAgaattttgtattatatatgtattttaataATCAACTCTAAATCATAAAAGAGATTAATAAAATATCTCAATAATTTGTTGAAATAATAAagcatattatttatttatgagtGTTTCTcctattaaaattagttttgatcaGAAAAAGTTAATTTCGTAATCAAATGCAAAATGTGTGGTTGCATAATGTTTAGTGACatacatataaaaaaagagaaattttttttaacatgagAAGAATTGTAAAATATTAAAGTAAGTAGTTAAttactattaaatttataattttcactATCTTAGTTTAAGGGTAATCTTCACTTTTTTACTTGATTAATTTTCTCAttttagaagaagaaagagaaatatcTAATATTGATAATAAacaattttttgatattttaaaaatatagaaataaaaagtAGATAAATATCTCTAAGATTGGAACATATAAAGAAAGTTGattaatgtgttttttttttttacttttaacaattaatatgtatttaattttatgatttaagattaatatatttttgatagAAAGATGAATATCTAGAGTGTTTTTCAAATGcgatattttcaaataaaatatttaaaaaagtttattcATATGCTAAATGCTTGtacaattaattttattatctaataatatataaaaaattaatttgttaacaATTTTCTAAGAACATTGGAGTAACTAAaagattaatataatataatagggTAAACTAATAAGAATGTACTtgaattattttgttattaataaaaatatttttaaaatttattattaataaaaatatctttaaattatttaaaaatataataaaaatacacttttataaactgaaatattttatattaataaaaaaagaataatgtgTCAATTAGAGAATATCAGAATctcatttattatataaaatattctgTTAGTCAgtcacattttttttttattaaaaaagcaTGTCTTTGACAATGactgatatttttaaattatttacgaatatttttactaataataaaattcaaaatatttttatcagtGATAAAATAATTCTAATGCATTTTTGTTGTTTTACGCTAAATGTAATGTAAtaagtaataagtaataacaaaaacaaaaacaataataaatattgAATCATTTTGTCTTATTATTTCCGAATCGTATATTTCAAACACGCGTTACCATTCGTGTGTGCTTACGAGGAGGGAAATCAAAGTCCGAAGCGGGAATCCAAAAggcaaccaaaagaaaaataaccaaaagaaaaaaaaaaacaaataaaattaatttgaaaaagaatttcaaGAGTCCACAGTCCACTCTAGTTCTCGGACAGTGGAGCCTATTATTAATAACACGGGACGAAACATTGCGTCTTCTCGTTTTCTCTCTCCCTTGACAACACTCTCTCTGCATTCTCTCTTTCCTTCTCCCCAAACCCTAGGAGCTTCTAATCCAAGCTACACTTCGaggtttttcgctcatttcgtaAAATCTTCAATGGTTTCGGTGTTTATCTTCTCGATCACTGCTCTGAGTTTCTTGCATTTCGGTATTGATTTTAGTTTTTCTCGTTTTCATTTCTGTCTTGCAGATTTGCATGCTTGCAGGTTGAAGGTGCAGTTGCGCTTATTCAGAACTCAATCGTGCTCGGCGGCGTTTATTCTCAATATTCGATGGTTCCGAAGACGGAAAAGAGCTCTGATTTCGAAATGCCGGCGAGGAACAGTGACGAAACGGTAGAGAAGAAGAACGTGGCGAAGGACATGTCGGTGCAGCGCAGAGCCAGTGCGAGAATCCAAGCGGCGAAGCAGAAGGCCGAGGAGGAGCTTCATGCTCGCCGTGGAGCGGTggtagtagaagaagagaaagaaaaagaggagaaacGTGTGAAAGTGGCGAAGAAGTGGAGCAAGAAGCGCGTGAGGAATGGGGAGTACTTGGGAGAGGGAGAGGTTGTTGTTGGCGTTGCTTCCCCAAAGAAGGGGAACAATGGCAGCGGAAACGAGGATGGTGTTGGCGAGGGAGAGGGAGGTGTTGCTTCTTCCTTGGCGAAGAAGCCGAATAGGCGCCCGTTTATGCAGGATCAAAATGGAGTAGGGGATTCTGAGAATGCTGTGGCTAATTCTGCTGAAAATAAAGGAGCTGCCTTAAGGGTGAAGGAGACTATTAGGGTCTACAACAAGCATTACCTTCATTTTGTTCAGGTTAGTTCTATTGGTTCTGAATTTGCTGCTGCTGATTTTGTTGCTTCTCTGTTGTTTGCATTTGTGTGGGTAATGGTGAATTCCGGTAGAAATATTATAATTTGCTTGTAgctgctttcattttagtttgttaGAGGAATAGTCAGTGGTAATAGCTCTTGTTTGAGCATCTTTTTGGTATTTACAGGAGGAAGAGAAGAGGTGTGGGAAAGCGAAGGCTGAATCTGAAGCTGCTAAGAAGTCAAAGTCTTCAAAATCGAAGGTTGGATTCTCGTTAATCACTTGTTACTTGTGGATTCTCTTATCTATCTGAGTCCCTGGTTTCATGGCGGACATAGGTTGTTTGCAAACAATGATAACAATAGTCCTTTAAGTTAAAGAGGAATGCTAGAGGGATagtagaatttattgtttttagccATTAATTAGTAATCAATGTTTAAAAGTATGGTATAAAATATGTTGTTGAATTACTAGACTAAAGGAACTAGACTAAAGGGATTGAGTTGATGACTAAGTGATGGCAAAAAACAATTTCTGATGGTCCCCTAgcatttttctaagttaaattcAATATGTTAGAGAATAATTTGAATATGATACTAGTGACTGATTTTTCTAACAGGAATAAACTTATTTGACCAAAAAAAGTGTTGCTCACTAAAATGAGAATGGTAATCTTTTAAACATCAGAATTCCATGGATCAATTTGAGGGTTTACTTTATCATTGTCCTATTCCTGGTATACTTAATTAAATCTGAATGCTTTACTGAATTCTTTTAATGTGATAAATTTGACATGTTTATCTGTATAGAAAGCGGGACCACTTGAAGTTAAGAAAACTCATCAGCGACCTGATCTAAAGGCACTATCCATGGTAAGTCAGAATTCAGTGACTTGATTGTTTTTTATTGACATCTTAATTTAAGTATAATGACATTATATTGAAATATGATGATCTAGTATAAAAATTGCCTTCTTGATTTCATCAATAACATGGCATTAGAGCTAGCTTTTATTCGTCTCTTGTTTGTAGTAGTTGTGTTTTTcgttttttcattttatttaaattgttgcCTTATATGGTTCCAGTTCTTTTATTTCTAGTGCCTCTTCCCCCTTTTCTGCATTATAGATGCCAAAAGTTGTTTTCTTTCTCCAAGTGATTTATCATGTTGGGTTTTATTACTAAGTTGGAACGATGCTTGGTTTTGATTAAACGATATTGATTAAATTTTACTGTGCAATCCTACATCTTATTTTTTGACATTACCTTGAAAATTGGGATTTTCGGCAGATGATGACGAATAATGAGATTTTGTACCCCGAGAAAAGAATTGGTGACCTTCCAGGTTTGTGGTTTTGTCTTCTTGTGTTTTCATGTCTTTTGTCATTTGCCATAATAAcagtgttattttttattttctatgtatcaAACCAGGTAGGagttatttcttataagtcaTTGATTATCATAATTTCCTATTGTGATTACTTCCTTATTTTGATATGGGTTGAACTTTTCTATTAATGTCAGGTATTGAAGCTGGACATCAGTTCTTTTCTCGAGGTGAAATGGTTGCTGTTGGTTTTCATAGTCATTGGTTAAATGGGATTGATTATATGGGCAAATCCTATGGCAAAGTGGTACTTTATTTTCATTGTGCTGTTCTCTTTGTTTGTGTGTAGAATATGAAGGTTACACACACcttatgttttgttttgttttcaccTCTTGGTTGCCACAGAACAGCATTTATGAATACCCTATTGCCGTGGCCATTGTTTTGTCGGGCCAGTATGAAGATGATGTTGATAATGCTGATGATGTTGTGTATACTGGTCAAGGTGGGCATAACTTGACAGGTGATAAGCGCCAAATCAACGACCAAAAGTTGGAGCGGGGTAACTTAGCACTCAaggtgtgcttttttttttttaaatctcttGGAACATTTAACCCATGGTAATTTCTTGTTTCTTCTATGTGgttgatttgtttattttatttggcTTTGTTAGAGGAAGGGTATGGAAGGCTATACCTTATATAAATGTTTTGTTTGCTTTGCTTTTGTATAGGGGAACTCTTATCCCCAGTTTCCAGTTTGTGTTATCCTACTCGACTTAATGAAATTATTCCTTTACCCTAAAAAAAGAAGGGCATTGAAGGAAAgggctctctctttttttttttttggggggggggggtgttGGCTTTGTTAATGTATAGTGTAGTACATAGAGTATGGAAGGAACCAACATGAACCAGCACTAcggtaaaatataaataaaaaaaacagctCCAACCCCTTGTCAAAGGCTGCCACCATTTTGACTGCAATCATCCTACAGATAAGGATGTCCCACACGGATACCTTTTTCTCTGTGTCTATAAGGCTGCGTTTGGAAAGAAGATTGAGACTGAGAGATAGAGACTAAATTAATTTTCTAGTGTTTGGTGTAAAATCTACTAGACTGAGTTATGCcttagtattatatttaatttaagataaatatggtAATTAAATGTAGATTTGGAATTTTAAAGGTTAATTGGGGTATTTTTGAGAAGAAATGTTATTGAAGTTTTAGTGTTTATTCCAAAAAGTTTCAGTTTCCTGTGTCCTTATTGAGTTCCAGTCCTGTTCTGCAAACAAATGCTACCTAACTATACTCTTTTAATTGTTCGTCTATCATTATTGGGAAATAAATGAGAGGTTAGAAAATTGAAAGCTCATTGCATTTGTATAGAAACAACTACAAAGCCTTATTTTACTAAGTGGGATTGGTTACATGATTCAATAACGTTTATGCACCTTATCATGAATCACGTCTGAACTCAACCCATTCCAAGTTCCAACTCATCCATCCTCCTCTTGATTAGATGCTCTGTTGTTATTCTCCAAAACTTTCCAAACTCTAAATCATCAAAGGTGAAATTCCACCATCTTTTCAACCATAGGTTCTACTCTAAATTTCTCCCTCATgactttgttctttatttttgtcCATTCCATTATGACTACTTTGGAAGGAAACTTTGGAACAACCGTTGAGTTTTTTCAAGGCCATAGGTTCAAGTTGTGGAATCAATCATTGATGCTTGTATCAGGTTTGGCTACATGTATAGACCCTTTTAGATTTGGGTGTGACCTTTCCACGGACCCTGCATAATGTAGGGTGCTTTGCAGTAGTCTGCCTTTTAGAATTAGCAACAATGCTTGAGTTACACTATATAAAATTTTAGTGATGCAAGAGAGCCCTTATTTTAGAACAAGggtgaaaaacaaaaacaataccaTACCATAATCACATGGTTTAACTATCCTAATCTCATTAGGTGGGACCGGTAGTTAAACAATATTGCATATTTCTTCCCCCCCTCCCCTCCCCTATTTTGAATTGTGAATGTTAGTAGAAGTTCAAGGGAAGAAGCCACTTCAGCCGTTGACTTATAAGCTATGTGCACTTCTGCCTTTGAATTTATAAGAATGGTATTAATTGATGCTTTGGACTTCCTAACAATTCATTTAAATCATGTGCACCCTGATATGTAAATTATATTAAATGCAATCTAGTTTCCTTATCATTCAAATATTAGGTGGGTTGAATTGCACATCTGGGAAGGTAAAGGAGtttgttttttttcaaaatgaagACTAAAGTTCATAATTGAACATAACCCTTAACTTGTGAGGTAAGTTGCTCTTTTCTCCTGAAGATGGGTTCATCGTAGTTATCGTCCAATAGTATTGCAAAGCCTCCAACCACAATGGGTAAATTGGATATGGGGATAGATGTTGTCCTCTTTGTGTAATCCCACTAAGTTGAAGCTTCATGCATTAGGTTGCCTTTGTGTGTGTGTTGAGTGGTATGTGGTGTGTTATCATTTGCATTGTTCTTGTTTATATTGTTCTTTTGTTCATGCGAAGTTgacattttttttgtatttcattGTAGAATTGCATAGAGCAAGATGTGCCTGTTAGAGTGATCCGTGGTCATAAATCTTCAAACGGTAAATCTTCAAACGGTAAATCTTCAAATGGTGCTACTAAAATCTATACATATGATGGCTTGTACAAGGTAACTCTTAAAGAATCTCACTAATTTGTTTGAGTAAGAATTTGTCACTATTTTGGTGAACATTTATGTAGCATGCCTATTATATTGGTTCCTCATGACCTCATCTTTAAATATTAAGAAGTTTAACTACATATAATGGTGTATAATTTCACTCGAACTTTGTTTGTCCTGAGATTTAACAAGAATTTCGAGTTCAATTAGGTTcttataattaaaacataatgaTTGGTATTTTAATTCTTACATTTTACAGATAATTTTCAACTGAATTCCATTTAGTTTAAAATTCTTATAATCAAATCCTTTATAcaactacaacaacaacaacaacaacaacaacaacaaagtcttatcCATTAGGCTCCGTCCACGATCAAGCCCCttatatgttattaaaatttcaggaACTAAAATATCTATAAACATATCACTTCCTCTCCTCCCCTCTGTCACCGTCGCCACAAACGACGGCGAGCTTCCCAATGCTTCTACCTCTGTCATTTGCCTCTGCATACACTGTTCAGTGTTCACCTAGCTTCTGGCCTTCTgcctctgtttgactctattgcCTCTGACAAAGTTAGACTCTGCTGCAACTTTCGTGTCTTTGTCTTCTCCAGCAATGTTCGCCTCTGCGTTTGCTTTGCCGCCATTTGCCGCTTTCTCTATCCCTCTTTCTCTTTGCCCTGCTTGGAGTCTGTCTTTGATCTCTTATTTTTTTGTCACTGATTTTGATTCTGGTTCTGTTATGTTGTTGCTGTTGGTGGTGGTGGGAGAGATGGTGGTGATATTCATGTTGTTGTGGTTGTGTTTGTCGGGTGAGGTTGTGAGGCATGAGTGGTGGTAGTTGTTGGGTTGGGGAGGAGAGGCGGCAGTGGGAGAGAGTGAAGGAGGCGCTGATGATGGGTGGGGTGGGGTGTTGATGAAGACGACGATGATGATGGGTGCAGCGATGAGTgcgggtggtggtggtgttgtgaTGGCAGTGTTGACTAGTGAGTTGAAGCAACTGCGATGGCAATGGTGAGGTGAGGTGAAGGGTGCAACAGTTGGTGGGGATGGAAGGTCGAGCTATGGAGGTTGAATGGTTCTGTCTTGGGGGAATTGG contains:
- the LOC112697097 gene encoding histone-lysine N-methyltransferase, H3 lysine-9 specific SUVH4, translating into MVPKTEKSSDFEMPARNSDETVEKKNVAKDMSVQRRASARIQAAKQKAEEELHARRGAVVVEEEKEKEEKRVKVAKKWSKKRVRNGEYLGEGEVVVGVASPKKGNNGSGNEDGVGEGEGGVASSLAKKPNRRPFMQDQNGVGDSENAVANSAENKGAALRVKETIRVYNKHYLHFVQEEEKRCGKAKAESEAAKKSKSSKSKKAGPLEVKKTHQRPDLKALSMMMTNNEILYPEKRIGDLPGIEAGHQFFSRGEMVAVGFHSHWLNGIDYMGKSYGKVNSIYEYPIAVAIVLSGQYEDDVDNADDVVYTGQGGHNLTGDKRQINDQKLERGNLALKNCIEQDVPVRVIRGHKSSNGKSSNGKSSNGATKIYTYDGLYKVIKYWAEKGISGFTVYKFQLKRIEGQPLMTTNQVYFTRGRVPQSTAEIRGLVCEDITGGQENIPIPATNLVDDPPVAPTGFTYCNSVKVAKNVKFPKAATGCKCKGVCIDSTTCECALRNGSEFPYVAQNGGRLVEAKDVVFECGPNCGCDETCVNRTSQKGIRYRLEVFRTAKKGWAVRSWDFIPAGAPVCEYTGILARTEDMDSVLENNYIFEIDCLQTIKGLGGRERRSQSGTFPSNLLDKYDDHGSDGAPEYCIDAGPTGNIARFINHCCEPNLFVQCVLSTHHNLKFARVVLFAADNIPPLQELTYDYGYELDSVLGPDGKVKQVTCYCGAPGCRKRLF